Proteins found in one Actinomycetota bacterium genomic segment:
- a CDS encoding diguanylate cyclase, whose product MAIIADVDNLKQINDDYGHRTSDRAIIAASVQHIYQYEKNKSGQIAGKFGRGSLKYLKNEF is encoded by the coding sequence ATGGCCATCATAGCGGATGTTGACAACCTGAAACAAATCAATGATGATTATGGCCATAGGACAAGTGATAGGGCAATAATAGCGGCATCTGTCCAGCATATATACCAGTATGAGAAAAATAAAAGTGGCCAAATAGCCGGCAAATTTGGTAGGGGTAGCTTGAAATATTTAAAAAATGAGTTTTAA